GTATGTTTCACATTAATTTGATCTACTACACTACTTAATACAAGAAGAACAAATAATAAGAAAATTATTTCAGTCATAGACTAAATTTGTGGATAGTGGATTAAGTCTATGGCTGCTGATTTTGGTGAAATAGACATAAAAAGCATGAATAATGGCTTAAAGCATGCAGAACTAAAGTGAACTCGCCTTAACATGATCCCACGTCAGCCTAAAGTCACTCACCGGTCACTGTAGACTGAGCGCTCGTACACCTGGACAGATGCTCCCTCAGAGTTGAGCAGGCGAGCTGGAGGAGGCTGCAGCTGTGTTCTGAGGCGGCTCATACAGGAATATGTCTGGAACGTGTACGACCAGCGCTGAGGGTCCTGGTACATCATCTGCAGCAGGTTGCTGGCAGTGGACTGGGGGGGTACATCTGGATTCTGTCAGGAACATGAGCAGGGAGGTTACTACCTTATCTTTTAATATAACATCTTGCTCAGCAAAACACATGATTTTGTTACGAACAGCTGAAGACTGGGTTCACCTTTGAGGTACCACTCTCAATGTTCTGCCACTTACTGACAGGCTCTGCTGCCACTTCCCAGTTTGGACTGGCAGACTGCAGGAGTTTTGCAAAGGTAGATTTTCCAACAGCTGTAATACACAGCAAATAGTACAGATGATCACGGCAAACACTCACAGATCAGCACGAGTTTCTTCCACATGTGAAATATGATAACTGATCTTACCGATGTTTCCCTCGATAGAAACCCTCTTCACTGGAGATGGTGCATTCGTGGCTGAACTTGACAGGCACCGTGTGCAAGAAAAAGCAGGATTTCCCCCCTCTTTTGGCATAGCTATGAGGAAGGTTGTTGTCTGTGGAGTGACGGTGTTTCCAGGTCGCGTGAAGCTGTAAGATGTCCCCCTCTGTGTGCACGTAAACCTCCTGATTTGTGTAAGACCTGTTCGTTGTTTCAGTGACGCAGAAAAACAGCTGAACAGAGCGAGTGGATGGAGCGCAGGCATTATGAAAGTCTTTAATGAGCAATCACAAAAGTTGCATTGGATTTATCCACTTGTCACTCGCTGCTCTCCAGTGTTATTGAGCTGTTACGACATTACACATCACAACGAGTTGAGTTCGTGTAAGCTAGCTCACCCACTTCATGAGGTTACGTGTGAATGATCGTTTCGAGACTAAAATGCAGCATTTTCTATATTTACACAAATTCTTTATATTGGTTTAATTTATTATACGACGCCAACATTGTCGTGTTGTGTATACAGGCTGATTGAAAGCACGAATACAGGTCAAATAATGCAACAAGCACACTCAACAGACGCAATAACCGTAGCTTTAGCAACAGGAAGCACTTCCGGTTCACGTCCTGCATTTTCGTAATAAAAGCCATGTATTACATTTTTACAAGTCAGTTTAAAAAACAGAGTGGCAGACGACACTTGTGTGAGCTTATAAACTTAGTTTAAAGTGACTTAGtgtaaatatatgaatacatgtgtatgtgtgagtatAAATGCAGCACAATTAGAGAATTGAGAGTTTGCTTGGACAGCCGGAAGTAGTTGGCTCCGCCCACTGGTTAGCCACATAAATTAAAGGTCACCCAGGCCGGGGGGTTCAAATCTTtcacatcttcttcttctttttttttaattgtaggCCTGTATTACGTTGATATGCCACACAGACTAACCTTATCTTTGATTAATAAAAAgtactttttaatgttttttcaaataaattcaCCTTGATGTTGTATGGGGATGAGATAAGATGAAAAAAGTGGTCCAATTTTCAACTACCTTCATCCAACCTTCAAAACTAAATAATTGcataaaacaaatttaaaacaaccgaagaaaaaaatgctaaagGCCTCAGCTGCTTGGACAAAAGTGGAAATGTGGGACTACTGCACAAAATGTCATGAAAACGTCTCTATTTTCCCCTCAACTCTTTAGCTTAGGAAGACACTCAGTGTTTCACTAATAAAATGACAGTATAATAAAAAACTATCTCTCGCAATCTCGTGTTATTGTTTCATAAGAGTATCATTTATCAGTCATATTCCACAACAAAGGTGCTTTACAAACATGAGAGAAAGTCTAACTGAACTCAGTTGACATTGTTTTGAATAGCCATCTTGGAAATCTAATCCAATCATTATGTCAGCTGTCACTTACATTTGGTCTGTAACAAAAACTACAAACCCATTTAAATTCTTACTTTAAAAAGTCAACACAACTTTAGAGAAAATTGTTAAAAGACCATGACAAAGATTTCTGACAAATTTTAATAAAAATTTCACaatgatctaaaaaaaaaaaaaagaatccatcCTAAAAAACATGGAATAATTTACATAAAGTACATCAGAGTAAGAATATTCAGAAATCAGTGGGTTTATATAGTTCTAAATTACACTTTTATTAAAGCCTCATACCCACACAGGGAAGCCCGTAATAGATGATTGCAACAGACAATTTGAGCACAATCACTGGTTAAAACAACAaaggttagaaaaaaaacaacttaagatTGAAGTCCTCGGAAGTCACATCAATCACTTTTGCATCATCAGTAGATCGTGTTTTTTATGGTAATCTTTTGGGCCCCCTCAATCTTGAAATCATTGACACCTGTGGAAGCAAACCATTTTGTTGTGTCAACcaaaaggaaattaaagcaCGTTTTATTAGTTACACTGCAATAAATGTGCACAGCTCACCCTGAGTGAGGGCAGTGTCATCGGAGGCGAGGTGCCAGTATCTGCGGTCGCTCTGTCTGGCCTGCTCTCCATTCACTGCACTTAAGAAAGGTCCCCAAAGGCTGGACTCCTTCTCAAACCTGCCAAACAGCATCCAAGGTTACTCACTGCAGCTGATCAAGTGGACGCTGAAATACATTGTGCTCATTAGATGAACTCACGTGAAGCCAACATTTTTCTCCTTGAGCAGTTCGAGGGCTTCCAACAGGGAGCTGCCCTTTGGCACGTCCACAGAGTAAAGTACTGTTGCTCCGCTGGACGTCACCACTTCCACCATCACTTTCACTTTGGTCTCCCTTGGTAAAACCACCACAGGATCAGTTGGCTCcagcaccagagtgtctgcagGAGAGTAAACAAAGCAGTGACAATAC
This Odontesthes bonariensis isolate fOdoBon6 chromosome 6, fOdoBon6.hap1, whole genome shotgun sequence DNA region includes the following protein-coding sequences:
- the dguok gene encoding deoxyguanosine kinase, mitochondrial, yielding MPALHPLALFSCFSASLKQRTGLTQIRRFTCTQRGTSYSFTRPGNTVTPQTTTFLIAMPKEGGNPAFSCTRCLSSSATNAPSPVKRVSIEGNIAVGKSTFAKLLQSASPNWEVAAEPVSKWQNIESGTSKNPDVPPQSTASNLLQMMYQDPQRWSYTFQTYSCMSRLRTQLQPPPARLLNSEGASVQVYERSVYSDRYIFALNMFELGCINATEWAVYQDWHSLLVEQFGHQVELEGIIYLRASPEKCMERLKRRGRSEEREVQLDYLDKLHVQHERWLVEKSTEIHFEKLKNIPVLQLDASVEFLTDPEVREQFVTQVKSFFNAL